Proteins encoded in a region of the Cydia pomonella isolate Wapato2018A chromosome 3, ilCydPomo1, whole genome shotgun sequence genome:
- the LOC133516552 gene encoding uncharacterized protein LOC133516552 isoform X1, whose translation MYVDDALFGADSIKDALEVRDQFTNLLSHADFHLHKWAANDPKLLTGISPESCYADDHQLSMKTDLKALGMVFNPNQDVFKINYPNKEIQHWDKRSILSFIGSFFDPLGLAGPIVVRAKQFLQDLWRQNLDWTSPIPEEFLSKWIKFHKEILEMPTIQIQRHVMPTKDQVEIIGFCDASSKSYGACIYVRTFQNGKATMNLLCSKSKIAPMKNELTIPKLELNAAVLLAKLFDKVKQILANVKITAKYLLSDSKVTLCWIKSNKESLPVYVKNRIQIINNVTSDCIWSHIDGATNPADVLSRGCSALVLAKNDLWWHGPHDFLDPNYHPQPFTVTNSSENTNDTFSSHLACLIATPNEPELLKKYSSWIKLQRVHAWILRFYNNCKNSNNKNNGNLSVSEIQQSKYKIVSLLQHEYFKEEIHCINNKLPIKSNLKSLVPFLDANNVLRVTGRLQNANIPYAQKHPMILPKKCFVTSLIIQYEHKSLLHGGLKDTISSLAQTYWIINCNKEVSKIIGKCITCYRFKAQAASQLMGSLPFDRVNEAKVFDVIGIDYCGPFSIKQSSLRRSIVTKGYVCVFVCFATKAIHLELVSDMTTPAFIAALKRFTARRGYPSKIFCDNAKTFIGADNSLKELSNLSSKEHQDYVTDYAVSKKYRL comes from the coding sequence ATGTATGTGGATGATGCCCTCTTCGGAGCAGACTCCATTAAGGATGCATTGGAGGTAAGAGACCAATTTACTAACTTGCTGTCTCATGCAGATTTCCATCTGCACAAGTGGGCAGCCAATGATCCCAAACTGCTGACTGGTATCTCTCCCGAATCTTGCTATGCTGATGATCACCAGCTCTCCATGAAAACTGATCTCAAAGCCTTAGGCATGGTATTCAATCCCAATCAAGatgttttcaaaattaattatccCAACAAAGAAATACAACATTGGGACAAGCGCTCAATCCTTAGCTTCATTGGATCCTTTTTTGATCCTTTAGGGCTGGCAGGGCCTATAGTTGTCAGGGCCAAGCAATTTCTACAAGATCTTTGGAGGCAAAACTTGGACTGGACCTCTCCAATACCAGAGGAATTCTTAAGTAAATGGATTAAATTTCACAAAGAAATATTGGAGATGccaactatacaaatacaaaggcATGTAATGCCTACCAAGGATCAAGTAGAAATCATAGGGTTTTGTGATGCCTCATCCAAATCTTATGGAGCATGTATATATGTAAGAACCTTTCAAAATGGAAAGGCTACAATGAACCTGCTATGCAGCAAATCAAAAATAGCCCCGATGAAAAATGAACTTACAATTccaaaattagaattaaatGCTGCAGTGTTGCTAGCAAAATTATTTGATAAGGTAAAACAAATTTTGGCAAATGTAAAAATAACTGCTAAATATTTACTATCCGACTCAAAGGTTACTTTGTGCTGGATCAAGTCAAATAAAGAATCACTACCTGTTTATGTAAAAAACAGAatacagataataaataatgtaactaGTGATTGCATTTGGAGCCATATTGATGGAGCAACCAACCCGGCTGATGTCTTATCTAGAGGTTGTAGTGCACTCGTCCTCGCCAAAAATGACTTGTGGTGGCATGGTCCCCATGACTTTCTGGACCCTAACTACCATCCCCAGCCATTCACAGTCACCAACAGCTCAGAAAATACTAATGATACTTTCAGCAGCCACCTAGCCTGTTTGATTGCTACACCAAATGAGCcagaattacttaaaaaatactcatCATGGATAAAGTTGCAAAGAGTACATGCTTGGATTTtaagattctataataattgtaaaaattcaaataataaaaataatggtaatcTCTCTGTAAGTGAAATCCAACAATCTAAATACAAAATTGTATCACTCTTGCAACATGAGTATTTTAAAGAAGAAATAcactgtataaataataaattaccaattaaaagtaatttaaaaagctTAGTTCCATTTTTGGATGCAAACAATGTATTAAGAGTAACAGGAAGATTGCAAAATGCAAATATCCCATATGCACAAAAGCATCCAATGATTTTGCccaaaaaatgttttgtgacTAGTTTAATAATCCAATATGAGCACAAGTCCTTATTACATGGTGGTTTAAAAGATACAATTAGCAGCCTAGCTCAGACATACTGGATTATTAACTGCAATAAAGAAGTCTCTAAAATAATTGGAAAATGTATCACTTGCTATAGATTTAAAGCTCAAGCTGCCTCACAGCTAATGGGGTCTTTGCCCTTCGATAGAGTAAATGAGGCCAAAGTATTTGATGTTATTGGTATAGATTATTGTGGGCCTTTTAGCATCAAACAGTCTTCACTGCGAAGAAGCATTGTCACAAAAGGTTATGTCTGTGTATTTGTGTGCTTTGCCACTAAAGCTATCCACTTAGAACTAGTCTCGGACATGACCACCCCAGCCTTCATTGCTGCATTAAAAAGGTTTACAGCCAGGCGTGGTTATCCATCCAAAATCTTTTGTGACAACGCTAAAACGTTTATTGGAGCTGACAATTCTCTTAAAGAGCTTTCAAATTTAAGCTCTAAAGAGCATCAAGATTATGTCACAGATTATGcagtttcaaaaaaatatagacTTTAA
- the LOC133516552 gene encoding uncharacterized protein LOC133516552 isoform X2 has translation MKNNTKSNEIKKIKAQIAWCKGYTTKIAKLLDEPDKPLDSETAQIRLEQTEANLKKYNDLALELAILTEKDSSEDFEEEDEHEERTIIVISRLRKLTSTVSKTTTSSSSSETTVDTTGVTSYHGGVRLPEIDIPAYDGKDYTKYVAFIELFDAIIDSSDKLKPVQKLFYLKKYLKGEALALIEGLPLTSESYGKARELIKLRYDNKFLVITNHIQAIIDSTPIAKGTASNLRELVANTRQHLGALKALGQPIEQWDLIVLTIILKKVDQFSCRAYHQERDSDKMPNLEDFLSFVERRASSFEESQQSEDCDLWTKKFEFPGNKMLRGAGSKV, from the exons atgaaaaataataccaaatccaacgaaataaagaaaataaaggcACAGATCGCGTGGTGTAAAGGATATACAACCAAAATAGCAAAACTTTTAGACGAACCGGACAAGCCTTTAGACTCTGAAACAGCACAAATTAGATTGGAACAAACAGAAGCCAATCTCAAAAAATACAACGACTTAGCGCTGGAGCTAGCCATCTTGACTGAAAAGGATTCATCTGAAGATTTTGAAGAAGAGGATGAACACGAGGAGCGAACAATAATCGTCATCTCGAGATTACGGAAACTAACCTCAACAGTATCGAAAACAACTACGTCTTCGTCATCGTCGGAAACAACAGTGGATACCACGGGCGTGACTAGTTACCATGGTGGAGTACGGTTACCGGAAATCGACATTCCTGCGTACGACGGGAAGGATTACACTAAATACGTCGCATTCATCGAGCTCTTCGACGCGATAATAGACTCCAGTGACAAGTTGAAACCAGTGCAAAAACTTTTCTATttgaaaaaatacctaaaaggTGAAGCTTTAGCCTTAATAGAAGGACTTCCCTTAACCAGTGAATCATATGGTAAAGCCAGAGAACTAATTAAATTGCGTTATGATAACAAATTTTTAGTAATAACAAATCACATTCAAGCTATAATAGATAGCACACCCATTGCAAAAGGTACTGCCAGCAACCTGAGGGAACTTGTTGCCAATACTCGTCAGCATCTAGGTGCTCTTAAAGCCTTAGGTCAGCCAATAGAACAATGGGACTTAATTGTACTAACTATTATCTTAAAAAAGGTGGATCAGTTTTCGTGCAGAGCCTATCATCAGGAACGGGACAGTGACAAGATGCCAAATCTTGAAGATTTCTTGTCATTTGTGGAGAGGAGAGCCAGCAGCTTTGAAGAAAGCCAGCAAAGTGAAG ACTGTGACCTATGGACAAAAAAGTTCGAGTTTCCTGGCAACAAGATGCTTAGAGGAGCTGGCAGTAAGGTATGA